The following coding sequences lie in one beta proteobacterium CB genomic window:
- a CDS encoding Inactivated superfamily I helicase-like protein: protein MPHPFPILNEQKQPHTWAIAPNASALRSLAEGIWNCAVQTKQRPLVVLSTAGPLMGVRAALEKYRPQDLPSRIAFLPQVMSFNDWLEAAPGAWKFPKKQTDLERWLSVYINLRKHKTLQSWFKAESEAGAWGLAQAVIDACDALSEAVVPLMQSEINALVQNQVLDSELWVKKVETLLDQAIAKAYVGLSRKVVDQESTVLLAFWRYLSSPGDPVMRKHFALAAHLQAASINQAVARPLIWVETADPKPIDQETMSRYLQGYSQFAPVVNIGMDWHSVALWSEALTGQDAEGQLKPVDSEQQILVDHNIQASFHDGWKLLAARRFEELAWAAAKSIEAHLIAGKTNIALVAQDRLAARRARALLSRFGPSLRIRDETGWKLSTTRAAASLNSWLELIRSPKEGPSASALLEFLQNPFFDIAHTLQKPSEACVSLIARLEDILIASQAKLGWETFRIAIERANAYSSSRGSVPHESLLELLTLLQRHHAQWLELKLDCENAYVLLQSNLQAMGMAQQLEKDSAGKQLLEVLKTFDLGAGVYRQVAMRLPEWLSLLKTVIEEASYQEVGQQAQATLSILPLSSTRLREFDAVVLVGCDEQQLPAFSEPPLFFSDTLNRLLKASTVTAQYIQQARDLSQLLISCPQVDLLWQSKSKSGEPLRPSAWISRLRTKLPDWPILEAKPDTHSNQSDPLREAVTTVNPEIALPISMSPSAYKALRDCPYRYYVRSILGLRKAKEFEEGFDASLAGQVLHALLKNFFQALKTEEQKTHSRIHEGEDARREWMQEHLIKHSEKEFERLIKGDARVTGTLRDWQKQIPSFVDWQLKREAEGWQYHDAELPVGFMVMLTDPDGVQREIEIAGRADRFDVNVNNSNAAAVIDYKNQGIAKIKKRADHLLDDPQLLIYARAVNENAVAAHLPGRTIEQAEWVSLKADLKKADDKIVRAHPVEQMPEMMEQFSEQLNEDLEVLWARKPMKAFAPDSVCQYCEARGICRKGMW from the coding sequence ATGCCGCACCCATTTCCAATCCTCAACGAGCAAAAGCAGCCACATACTTGGGCAATCGCACCCAATGCCAGCGCCCTGAGATCACTCGCTGAAGGTATTTGGAATTGTGCGGTGCAAACGAAGCAACGCCCCTTAGTGGTGCTCAGTACCGCAGGCCCATTAATGGGGGTGAGAGCTGCCCTGGAAAAATATCGACCTCAAGATCTGCCAAGTCGGATTGCTTTCTTGCCACAAGTCATGAGTTTTAACGATTGGCTAGAAGCGGCACCAGGCGCATGGAAATTTCCCAAGAAGCAAACCGATCTAGAGCGTTGGTTGTCTGTTTATATCAATTTACGCAAACACAAAACATTGCAAAGCTGGTTTAAGGCCGAGAGTGAAGCGGGGGCTTGGGGTTTGGCGCAGGCAGTGATTGATGCATGTGATGCATTGTCAGAGGCAGTTGTGCCGCTGATGCAAAGCGAAATTAATGCTTTAGTGCAAAACCAAGTCCTCGATTCAGAGTTGTGGGTCAAAAAAGTGGAAACACTTTTAGATCAAGCAATTGCTAAGGCCTATGTTGGTTTATCTCGTAAGGTCGTTGATCAAGAATCTACTGTTTTATTGGCCTTCTGGCGCTACCTCAGTAGTCCTGGCGATCCTGTCATGCGCAAGCATTTCGCATTGGCTGCCCACCTACAAGCAGCAAGCATCAATCAAGCTGTGGCAAGACCATTGATCTGGGTAGAGACTGCCGATCCCAAACCAATCGATCAAGAGACGATGTCTCGGTATTTGCAGGGGTATTCACAATTTGCACCGGTAGTGAATATTGGAATGGATTGGCATTCAGTGGCGCTGTGGTCTGAGGCGCTAACTGGGCAAGATGCCGAAGGGCAGCTCAAACCAGTGGATAGCGAACAGCAGATCCTGGTGGATCACAACATTCAAGCAAGCTTCCATGATGGATGGAAGTTATTGGCAGCTAGACGCTTTGAAGAATTGGCTTGGGCAGCAGCCAAATCGATTGAGGCGCATTTAATTGCAGGTAAGACCAATATCGCTTTAGTTGCACAAGATCGTTTGGCTGCAAGAAGGGCGCGCGCATTGTTGTCGCGCTTTGGTCCAAGTCTGCGTATTCGTGATGAGACCGGTTGGAAGCTTTCAACTACCCGTGCCGCAGCATCGCTCAATAGTTGGTTGGAGTTGATTCGCTCGCCCAAAGAGGGGCCGAGTGCAAGTGCCTTGCTGGAGTTTTTACAAAATCCCTTTTTTGATATTGCCCATACCTTGCAAAAACCATCGGAGGCTTGTGTCAGCCTCATTGCTCGGCTTGAAGATATTTTGATTGCAAGCCAAGCAAAATTGGGTTGGGAAACCTTTCGGATTGCGATTGAACGAGCCAACGCCTACTCATCATCGCGTGGCAGTGTGCCCCATGAATCACTCTTGGAGTTGCTCACTTTATTGCAACGACATCATGCGCAGTGGTTGGAGCTCAAACTCGATTGTGAAAATGCTTATGTACTCCTGCAATCTAATCTGCAAGCGATGGGTATGGCGCAGCAACTTGAAAAAGACTCCGCTGGTAAGCAATTACTTGAAGTGCTCAAGACTTTTGATTTAGGTGCGGGCGTCTATCGGCAGGTCGCTATGCGTTTGCCAGAGTGGCTGAGCTTACTCAAGACGGTAATTGAGGAGGCCTCCTATCAAGAGGTAGGTCAGCAAGCGCAAGCAACTTTAAGTATCTTGCCGCTGAGCTCAACACGTTTGCGAGAGTTTGATGCCGTTGTCTTGGTGGGTTGCGATGAGCAACAGTTGCCAGCGTTTTCTGAGCCGCCATTATTTTTCTCGGATACCCTCAACCGTTTATTAAAGGCTTCAACGGTTACAGCGCAATATATTCAGCAGGCTAGAGATCTCTCGCAATTACTGATTTCTTGTCCGCAAGTCGATTTACTTTGGCAGAGTAAAAGCAAAAGCGGTGAACCTCTCAGGCCATCAGCCTGGATTAGTCGCTTACGCACGAAATTGCCAGATTGGCCAATATTGGAGGCGAAGCCCGATACGCATTCAAACCAATCTGACCCACTACGAGAGGCGGTCACAACCGTTAACCCTGAGATTGCATTGCCAATCAGCATGTCTCCTAGTGCATATAAAGCATTAAGAGATTGTCCTTATCGTTACTACGTCCGTAGCATCTTGGGCTTACGTAAGGCAAAAGAATTCGAAGAAGGCTTTGATGCTTCATTGGCAGGGCAGGTTTTGCACGCCTTGTTAAAGAACTTCTTCCAAGCATTAAAAACAGAAGAGCAAAAAACCCATTCAAGGATTCATGAAGGTGAGGATGCTCGTCGTGAGTGGATGCAAGAGCATCTCATCAAGCATTCAGAAAAAGAGTTTGAGCGCTTGATTAAGGGTGATGCCAGAGTCACCGGTACTTTGCGTGATTGGCAAAAGCAGATTCCTAGCTTTGTAGATTGGCAACTCAAGCGCGAGGCTGAAGGTTGGCAGTATCACGATGCCGAGTTGCCAGTTGGATTTATGGTGATGCTGACTGATCCCGATGGCGTGCAAAGAGAAATTGAGATTGCGGGGCGCGCTGACCGCTTTGACGTGAATGTCAATAATTCCAATGCCGCGGCAGTCATTGATTACAAGAACCAAGGTATCGCCAAAATCAAGAAGCGAGCAGATCACCTCTTGGATGATCCTCAATTGCTCATCTACGCCCGCGCCGTCAATGAGAATGCCGTTGCAGCACATCTTCCTGGTCGCACCATCGAGCAAGCTGAATGGGTGTCATTAAAAGCAGATCTTAAGAAAGCCGATGACAAGATTGTGAGGGCTCATCCAGTTGAACAAATGCCAGAGATGATGGAGCAATTTTCAGAGCAACTCAATGAGGATCTGGAAGTCTTATGGGCGCGTAAGCCCATGAAAGCATTTGCACCGGATAGCGTTTGTCAGTATTGCGAAGCCAGGGGCATTTGCAGAAAGGGTATGTGGTGA
- a CDS encoding Thioredoxin → MSAGIKYVTDASFEQDVLKSDKPVLLDFWAEWCGPCKMIGPILEELSAEYGDKIQIAKMNVDENQGVPAQFNIRGIPTLILFKNGTVAAQKVGALAKSQLTAFIDSHL, encoded by the coding sequence ATGAGTGCCGGCATCAAATATGTAACTGACGCTTCTTTCGAGCAAGACGTTCTCAAGTCCGATAAACCTGTTCTCCTCGACTTCTGGGCTGAGTGGTGTGGTCCTTGCAAGATGATCGGCCCTATCCTTGAAGAGCTGTCTGCTGAATACGGCGACAAGATCCAAATTGCTAAGATGAACGTGGATGAGAACCAAGGCGTTCCTGCCCAGTTCAATATTCGTGGCATTCCTACATTGATCCTCTTTAAGAACGGCACTGTTGCTGCTCAAAAAGTAGGCGCTTTGGCTAAATCCCAGTTGACTGCATTTATTGATAGTCATCTGTAA
- the rho gene encoding Transcription termination factor Rho, whose translation MQLSELKVLHVSALLEMAASLEIENTQRMRKQELMFAILKKRAKEGESVFGDGTLEVLPDGFGFLRSPDASYMASPDDIYISPAQIRRFNLHTGDSVEGEVRTPKDGERYFALVKVDKINGLPPEALKNRIMFENLTPLHPNRVVQLERDIKAEENLTGRIIDMISPIGYGQRGLIVSSPKSGKTVMMQHIAHAISANNPDAILIVLLVDERPEEVTEMQRSVRGEVVASTFDEPAVRHVQVAEMVIEKAKRLVEMKKDVIILLDSITRLARAYNTVIPSSGKVLSGGVDANALQRPKRFFGAARNVEEGGSLTIIATALIETGSRMDDLIYEEFKGTGNMEVHLERRLAERRVYPSINLNKSGTRREELLVKAENLQKIWVLRKLLADMDDIEAMNFIVDKLKSTKNNGEFFDLMRKGG comes from the coding sequence ATGCAATTATCTGAACTCAAAGTACTCCACGTATCCGCCCTACTTGAAATGGCAGCCAGCCTGGAGATTGAAAATACACAACGTATGCGCAAACAAGAGTTGATGTTTGCCATTCTCAAGAAGCGCGCCAAGGAAGGCGAATCTGTTTTCGGTGACGGTACTTTGGAAGTACTGCCTGATGGCTTTGGTTTCTTACGCTCCCCAGATGCCTCTTATATGGCTTCTCCGGACGACATCTACATCTCCCCTGCACAGATCCGCCGCTTTAACCTACACACTGGTGACAGCGTTGAAGGCGAGGTTCGCACCCCTAAAGATGGTGAGCGTTACTTTGCTTTAGTTAAAGTGGACAAGATCAACGGTTTGCCTCCTGAGGCTTTAAAGAACCGCATCATGTTCGAGAACTTAACGCCTTTGCACCCAAATCGCGTTGTTCAATTAGAGCGTGACATCAAAGCTGAAGAGAATTTAACTGGCCGCATCATTGATATGATCTCCCCGATTGGCTATGGCCAGCGTGGCTTGATCGTGTCTTCTCCTAAATCCGGTAAGACCGTGATGATGCAGCACATTGCTCATGCGATTTCTGCAAATAACCCAGATGCGATCTTGATCGTATTGTTGGTTGATGAGCGCCCTGAAGAAGTTACTGAAATGCAACGCTCTGTACGTGGTGAAGTGGTTGCTTCTACATTTGATGAGCCAGCTGTACGTCACGTTCAAGTTGCCGAGATGGTGATTGAAAAGGCCAAGCGTTTAGTTGAGATGAAGAAAGACGTCATCATCTTGCTTGACTCGATTACCCGCCTTGCTCGTGCTTACAACACCGTCATCCCTTCATCCGGAAAAGTACTTTCTGGTGGTGTGGATGCAAACGCATTACAACGTCCAAAACGCTTCTTCGGTGCAGCGCGTAACGTGGAAGAAGGTGGTTCACTCACCATCATCGCTACCGCCTTGATTGAAACAGGTAGCCGTATGGATGACCTCATTTACGAAGAGTTCAAAGGTACCGGCAACATGGAAGTGCACCTTGAGCGTCGTTTGGCTGAGCGTCGTGTGTACCCATCGATTAACCTCAACAAATCTGGCACCCGCCGTGAAGAGTTGCTGGTTAAAGCTGAAAACCTCCAGAAAATATGGGTTTTACGTAAATTATTGGCCGATATGGACGATATTGAGGCAATGAACTTTATCGTTGATAAGCTCAAATCCACCAAAAATAATGGTGAATTCTTCGATTTAATGCGTAAGGGTGGCTAA
- the rpmE2 gene encoding ribosomal protein L31, translated as MKPGIHPEYREIVFVDVSNNFSFKTRSTMSTKETIKWEDGNEYPLAKIETSSESHPFYTGTQKIMDTAGRVEKFRQKFGTKAVAKATGDGAAKTAEKKAAAAEAKAAEKPAKKK; from the coding sequence ATGAAACCTGGCATTCACCCCGAATATCGTGAAATCGTCTTTGTAGACGTTTCTAATAACTTCAGCTTCAAGACTCGCTCCACTATGTCTACTAAAGAGACAATCAAGTGGGAAGATGGCAATGAATATCCGTTGGCCAAGATCGAAACTTCATCTGAGTCACACCCTTTCTACACTGGTACCCAGAAGATTATGGATACTGCCGGTCGTGTTGAGAAATTCCGTCAGAAGTTCGGCACTAAAGCGGTTGCTAAAGCAACTGGCGATGGCGCTGCTAAAACAGCTGAGAAAAAAGCTGCTGCTGCAGAAGCTAAAGCTGCTGAAAAGCCAGCTAAGAAGAAGTAA
- a CDS encoding Putative inner membrane transmembrane protein, whose product MVKLTAAATTSIPRIIIFALTLVYGFAGLFARDPWKNEDAIGFGGMWTLQSGKALDWIVPHLAGRDVSLGAPFPYWLGATLMDLFGPLIGMANAARLYAAICFFAAALAIWYATYLLGRRPEVQPMVLAVGGQPGRKNYGMTLADGALLIFLACVGLAQRAHETTPMMAQLMGISIVLYGTVRGLDKPWQGGLWTGLGIAIVSLSSNLTLSLIIVSSTIIAVIASNAKLRFRWTLTSTVLGLIGFAVWPALWYLGNITPEWRHIAEEGWRNMPEMRVTPSVESLGFLSVNFWAYAWPVWPLAIISLAHWGRVKEAGQWRAPHLCIPLSLFIGCLIYVLFRLEANEHDLIILIPSLSIIAAFSLPILRRSLISFIDWFAMFSFTMIALAIWIIWLAKVTGFPESTAANLARVLPGFQAQFDYIGFVIALIITGVWLAIVRWRTSRAPKEIWRCLIISASGTTLMWVLLMTLWLPTINYAKTYRYVSDRLETIIANTPGCIDTTNLGPAQLASFSYFTKLPLRDDASCNLMLTHSSLEAKAYASLNKKKIELLWEDRRASDRDERLRLYQITPAGKE is encoded by the coding sequence ATGGTCAAACTCACCGCCGCCGCCACCACCTCCATTCCACGCATCATTATTTTTGCGTTGACCTTGGTTTATGGTTTTGCTGGCCTCTTTGCGCGTGACCCCTGGAAAAATGAAGATGCCATTGGTTTTGGTGGTATGTGGACTTTGCAGAGTGGCAAAGCACTCGACTGGATTGTTCCGCATCTCGCGGGGCGCGATGTTTCTCTAGGCGCACCCTTTCCCTATTGGCTAGGTGCCACACTCATGGATCTCTTTGGTCCCTTGATTGGCATGGCGAATGCTGCACGACTTTATGCGGCAATCTGCTTCTTCGCAGCTGCCCTAGCTATTTGGTATGCGACCTATCTATTAGGACGCCGCCCGGAAGTACAGCCGATGGTTCTGGCAGTTGGTGGTCAACCTGGTCGTAAAAATTACGGCATGACTTTGGCTGATGGTGCGCTATTGATTTTCTTAGCCTGTGTGGGTCTTGCTCAGCGTGCACATGAAACCACCCCGATGATGGCTCAACTTATGGGCATCAGTATTGTCTTGTACGGCACAGTGCGTGGTTTAGATAAACCTTGGCAAGGCGGCCTGTGGACGGGTCTTGGCATTGCGATCGTTTCCCTCTCGAGCAATCTCACGCTCAGCCTCATCATCGTCAGCTCCACCATCATTGCAGTGATTGCTAGTAACGCGAAGTTACGCTTTCGTTGGACTTTAACTAGTACGGTTTTAGGTCTGATTGGTTTTGCGGTTTGGCCTGCGCTTTGGTATTTGGGTAACATCACGCCCGAGTGGCGCCATATCGCTGAAGAAGGTTGGCGCAATATGCCAGAAATGCGCGTCACCCCTTCCGTTGAATCTCTGGGATTTTTGAGCGTCAACTTCTGGGCTTATGCTTGGCCAGTTTGGCCATTAGCCATCATCTCCCTTGCCCACTGGGGTCGAGTTAAAGAAGCGGGCCAATGGCGCGCTCCTCACCTTTGCATTCCGCTGAGTTTATTTATTGGTTGCTTGATTTATGTTCTGTTCCGCTTAGAGGCAAACGAACATGACCTCATCATTTTGATTCCAAGCTTGTCGATCATTGCCGCATTTAGTCTGCCGATTCTCAGGCGCAGCCTCATTAGCTTCATTGATTGGTTTGCGATGTTTAGCTTCACCATGATCGCCTTGGCTATTTGGATTATTTGGCTTGCCAAGGTCACTGGCTTCCCAGAATCTACTGCCGCTAACTTAGCCAGAGTCTTGCCAGGTTTTCAGGCGCAGTTTGATTACATTGGCTTTGTGATTGCCCTCATTATTACCGGCGTATGGTTAGCGATTGTGCGCTGGAGAACTTCTCGTGCTCCAAAAGAAATCTGGCGTTGCCTCATCATCTCTGCCTCTGGCACTACCTTGATGTGGGTTCTGTTGATGACTTTATGGCTGCCAACTATCAATTACGCCAAGACCTATCGCTACGTTTCTGATCGTCTTGAAACGATTATTGCCAATACGCCAGGATGTATCGACACCACTAACCTAGGCCCTGCGCAGCTAGCTTCATTTAGCTATTTCACAAAACTTCCTTTGCGTGACGATGCAAGTTGCAATCTCATGCTGACTCACAGCTCCCTAGAGGCCAAGGCATACGCCAGCCTCAATAAAAAGAAAATTGAATTGCTTTGGGAAGATCGCCGCGCCTCTGACCGTGATGAGCGTCTGCGCCTTTATCAAATTACCCCTGCCGGTAAAGAATAA
- a CDS encoding MATE efflux family protein has translation MLHFKLSRLREDIPSLLKLAGPLLIGQLAVITFGVLDTAMTARYSADDLAALAMASAIFISIYVGLTGVISALAPIAGQLFGAKRFGEIGEEVRQATWLALGLTILGGAILLNTDHLLQISQVTPDIEGKAKLYLNILAIGLPASMAMRVLMALHNAVSRPAVITVVQLIGLGLKLPLNLLFIYGGFGIEGMGGPGCAVATIIINWFWLIITLGFVLFDSFYKPFKIFARFSWPDWHRIWTLLKLGAPIGLSYLIEVTSFTFMSLFIARLGTTALAGHQIVANMGTVIYMVPLSLSIATMTLVSQSIGANKQERAEEIGWSSVFFTTTLCVLIGVAVWIFRVQLLDLYDPPEEVKVFSIPLFLFIAFYQVFDALQITAAFILRAYRIAFWPMLIYAGSLWGVGLGGGYLMGFNVLGNTPEFLQGANGFWAGNSMSLGLAALLLLYLFRKTAARFEKTHPPVEV, from the coding sequence GTGTTGCACTTTAAATTATCGCGTTTGCGCGAGGATATTCCCTCTCTACTAAAACTGGCCGGCCCATTACTGATTGGTCAGCTAGCAGTTATTACGTTCGGTGTTTTAGACACCGCTATGACGGCACGCTATTCCGCTGATGACTTAGCCGCTCTTGCAATGGCATCGGCTATCTTTATCAGTATCTATGTTGGCCTCACGGGCGTAATCTCTGCCCTCGCCCCAATTGCAGGGCAACTCTTTGGTGCAAAACGTTTTGGCGAGATTGGTGAGGAAGTACGTCAAGCTACTTGGCTAGCCTTAGGTCTGACTATATTGGGTGGCGCCATTCTGCTCAATACTGATCACCTTCTGCAAATCTCTCAAGTAACGCCAGACATTGAGGGTAAAGCGAAGCTGTATCTCAATATCCTTGCCATTGGTTTACCTGCCAGCATGGCAATGCGCGTCTTAATGGCTCTGCACAATGCGGTGTCTAGACCAGCTGTTATTACCGTAGTGCAACTGATTGGCTTGGGTTTAAAACTCCCACTCAATCTCCTCTTTATTTATGGCGGCTTTGGTATTGAAGGTATGGGTGGGCCTGGCTGCGCCGTGGCTACTATCATCATTAATTGGTTCTGGCTCATCATCACGCTGGGCTTTGTGCTTTTCGATAGCTTCTACAAGCCATTCAAAATTTTTGCTCGCTTTAGCTGGCCTGACTGGCACCGTATCTGGACCTTGCTAAAGCTAGGCGCACCAATCGGCTTGAGCTATTTGATTGAGGTGACCTCCTTCACCTTTATGTCACTGTTTATTGCACGTCTAGGCACTACCGCTTTAGCGGGCCATCAAATTGTGGCCAATATGGGAACTGTTATTTATATGGTGCCCTTATCTCTTTCGATTGCAACGATGACGCTAGTCTCTCAATCTATTGGCGCAAATAAGCAAGAGCGCGCCGAGGAGATTGGCTGGTCATCAGTTTTCTTCACCACGACTTTGTGTGTTTTGATTGGCGTTGCAGTCTGGATTTTTAGAGTGCAGCTGCTAGATCTTTACGATCCACCAGAAGAGGTGAAAGTATTTTCCATTCCGCTGTTTTTGTTTATTGCTTTTTATCAAGTCTTTGATGCTCTACAAATTACTGCGGCATTTATTCTACGAGCCTATCGCATTGCCTTCTGGCCTATGCTGATTTATGCAGGATCACTATGGGGCGTAGGTCTAGGCGGCGGCTACCTGATGGGCTTTAATGTCCTTGGCAATACCCCCGAGTTTTTGCAAGGCGCCAATGGCTTTTGGGCTGGCAACAGTATGAGTCTGGGATTAGCTGCACTGCTTTTGCTCTACCTCTTTAGAAAAACAGCGGCGCGTTTTGAGAAAACGCATCCGCCGGTTGAGGTTTAA
- a CDS encoding enoyl-CoA hydratase → MNSTPPCIDFHLDGSIARITFNNPAARNALTWPMYEELKRICDSIATTPGIRVAVFRGAGDKAFVSGSDIQQFVDLQEDEAYEVAVDAIFHSLQHLPIPTIALIEGLAVGSGLLIATACDFRISTVDARFGIPVAKTLGNCLSPSNLSWIANHLGVPMVKRMLLTAELIKAPELLASGYLYQTASPEEIVAVTEVLANKLAVLAPITQKASKVTLARLLESNLPDCTELMRETYNSVDFKEGVNAFLEGRSPKWLGK, encoded by the coding sequence ATGAACTCAACACCGCCCTGCATCGACTTCCATCTTGACGGATCCATCGCCCGCATTACCTTTAACAACCCCGCAGCCCGCAATGCTTTAACTTGGCCAATGTATGAAGAGCTCAAGCGCATTTGCGACTCGATAGCCACAACACCAGGAATTAGGGTTGCTGTTTTTAGGGGCGCTGGTGACAAGGCCTTTGTATCCGGAAGTGATATCCAGCAATTTGTGGATCTGCAGGAAGACGAAGCCTACGAAGTTGCTGTTGATGCCATTTTTCACTCTTTACAGCATTTACCTATTCCAACAATTGCACTAATTGAAGGATTGGCTGTTGGTAGCGGTTTACTGATTGCCACCGCATGTGATTTCAGAATATCGACTGTAGATGCACGCTTTGGCATTCCGGTAGCAAAGACTTTGGGCAACTGTCTATCGCCGAGCAATTTGTCCTGGATTGCTAATCATCTTGGGGTGCCAATGGTTAAGCGCATGTTACTCACTGCTGAACTAATTAAGGCGCCTGAATTACTGGCCTCAGGCTATCTGTATCAAACCGCATCTCCAGAAGAAATTGTGGCAGTGACTGAAGTCTTAGCTAACAAATTAGCAGTGCTAGCCCCGATTACGCAAAAAGCGAGCAAAGTGACTTTGGCTCGCTTGTTAGAAAGCAACTTGCCAGATTGCACCGAACTAATGAGAGAGACTTACAACAGCGTCGACTTCAAAGAAGGGGTTAATGCCTTCCTTGAAGGACGTTCACCAAAGTGGCTTGGTAAGTAA
- a CDS encoding Alpha/beta hydrolase fold protein has protein sequence MCAGGVFISACTSVDQTKAEAPPPSRYANASPLDLRLSTWPYPYPTKEFKTALQGQPASMVYMDVPAQGKQKGVVVLFHGKNFSSDYWAPTIKGLTSAGYRVIAPDQIGFGKSSKPDVAYHFDDLARNTQALLKSLGVSKTSVIANSMGGMVGIRFARLYPQTVQKLVLENPLGLEDYSKDIPPQTNDNLLKLEMAQTETSYRRFLQSYFPVWQPSFEQFVEVYVRIQKGPDYPAYAKTSVLTYQMIAEKPVVGDLPQLKMPVLLVIGQKDKTVFGRRFAPPEAVKSLGNFPELGRKAAKAIPNAKLVPLDNVGHIPHIEVPDVFVQTVVDFLNSKS, from the coding sequence ATGTGCGCTGGCGGAGTCTTTATTTCTGCTTGTACATCAGTTGATCAGACCAAAGCCGAGGCTCCACCTCCTAGTCGCTATGCCAATGCAAGCCCATTGGATCTGCGCTTGAGTACATGGCCTTATCCATACCCAACTAAAGAATTTAAAACTGCGCTTCAGGGTCAGCCCGCCAGCATGGTTTATATGGACGTGCCTGCACAAGGTAAGCAGAAGGGCGTTGTGGTTTTATTTCATGGGAAGAATTTCTCAAGCGATTACTGGGCACCAACGATCAAAGGATTAACAAGCGCAGGATATCGTGTGATTGCCCCAGACCAAATCGGCTTTGGTAAATCATCGAAACCGGATGTGGCTTATCACTTCGATGACCTTGCCCGAAATACACAAGCTTTGTTGAAATCTCTAGGGGTCAGCAAGACTTCAGTTATTGCCAACTCAATGGGTGGCATGGTGGGTATTCGTTTTGCGCGGCTCTACCCGCAAACTGTTCAGAAGCTTGTTCTGGAGAACCCATTGGGTCTTGAGGACTACAGCAAAGATATTCCACCTCAAACAAATGACAATCTACTGAAGTTGGAGATGGCGCAGACAGAAACGAGTTACCGCCGTTTCCTCCAGTCTTATTTCCCAGTTTGGCAGCCAAGCTTTGAACAGTTTGTTGAGGTTTATGTCAGGATTCAAAAAGGGCCTGACTATCCAGCCTATGCAAAGACTTCAGTGTTAACTTACCAGATGATTGCTGAAAAGCCAGTAGTGGGTGATTTGCCTCAGCTCAAGATGCCAGTATTGTTGGTCATTGGCCAAAAGGATAAAACGGTGTTCGGTCGCCGCTTTGCTCCACCTGAGGCGGTGAAGTCTTTGGGCAATTTTCCTGAGTTAGGTCGTAAGGCTGCTAAGGCAATACCGAATGCCAAGTTAGTTCCTTTGGATAACGTTGGCCATATTCCTCATATTGAGGTGCCAGATGTTTTTGTTCAAACGGTAGTGGATTTTTTGAACTCGAAATCTTGA
- a CDS encoding Fumarylacetoacetate (FAA) hydrolase, with translation MSTAYVIDPPIIPSLPVVGDTRRFAVNRIYCVGRNYADHAREMGHDPDREPPFFFMKPANSIVTDGKDMQYPNLSNDVHHEIEMVVAIGKGGANIPADKALEHVYGYGVGLDMTRRDLQGEAKKMGRPWDTGKAFDQSAPCAAITPAAQFGHPNKGAVKLLVNGEVRQEGDLNQLIWNVPDTIAYLSTLFTLEPGDLIMSGTPAGVGPVKKGDVLEGSVEGLTPLKIKIV, from the coding sequence ATGAGCACTGCATACGTTATTGACCCACCAATCATTCCTTCTCTTCCAGTAGTAGGTGATACCCGCCGCTTTGCTGTGAATCGCATTTACTGTGTTGGTCGTAACTATGCTGACCATGCGCGTGAGATGGGGCACGATCCTGATCGTGAGCCACCATTCTTTTTTATGAAGCCAGCTAACTCGATCGTGACTGATGGCAAAGACATGCAATACCCAAATCTATCCAATGATGTCCATCACGAAATTGAGATGGTGGTTGCTATCGGTAAAGGTGGTGCGAATATTCCTGCTGATAAAGCACTAGAGCACGTATATGGTTACGGCGTTGGTTTAGACATGACCCGTCGTGACTTGCAGGGTGAAGCTAAAAAAATGGGACGCCCTTGGGATACGGGTAAAGCTTTTGACCAATCCGCGCCATGTGCAGCGATTACTCCCGCAGCTCAATTTGGTCATCCTAATAAGGGTGCAGTCAAGCTATTGGTCAATGGTGAAGTACGTCAAGAGGGTGACTTAAATCAATTGATTTGGAATGTTCCCGACACAATCGCGTATCTCTCTACTTTGTTTACGCTTGAGCCAGGTGATTTAATCATGTCTGGAACACCTGCGGGCGTTGGCCCCGTTAAAAAGGGCGATGTACTTGAGGGAAGCGTTGAGGGTCTTACTCCACTCAAAATTAAGATTGTTTAA